The following DNA comes from Tunturibacter psychrotolerans.
CTGGGGTGTCTTGTCGCAGATGTAGAGGGGAATCAAGGAAAATACTCAGCGAAAAACGAAGATATTTCATTGGGGATGCAGGTGAAAGGTGTATTCGACGGTGATGTGATCGCCTTGCGGCAGCGGACCGAAGCCGTCGACACGCTGGACGGCGCGCATGGCAGAGGTATCGAGCGTAGGAGAACCGCTGGGGGTTTCGACACGAGCGTTTGAGGGGACGCCTTCCCGGTTGATGTCGAAGATGATGGTGGTGCTCTTGCCGATGGAAGTGCGCGGGTCGGCCTCCGCGGTGTACCAGTTCTGGGCGACCTTACTGTTGACGATGTTGACGTAGTAGGCGAAGCGCTGACCAAAGGTGCGGTCTTCCACGGAGACGCTGGCGGTGCCGTTTTTCACCTCGAGGGTTGACTGAGCGATACGAACCCCTGCTGTCTCTCCTGTGACTGCCTTCGTCGGTGGAGGGGTGACGGGCTGAACGTGTTTGGGCGGCGCGGGTGTGGGCTTGTCGGCTGTCTTGATTGGCTTGGTGATTTTTTCCGGGATCGCGACTTCGTTGGGTGCTGGCGGAGGCTCGGTTCGTTCTTTGGTGATGACGGGAGCGGGACTTGGAGCTTCGGATGTGAGGACGCCTGTATCGAGCGTGCGCTGTGTGGGCGGAAGAGGGAGTGAGGAGACCATGGTGGCCTGAATGGCTCCGGCG
Coding sequences within:
- a CDS encoding TonB family protein, which produces MPSSKPALPTSASSPSRSKSEEGDIATTLTFDRHSDNDDKLGANFVGSIVFHGLIAAAILGWAFLFHTRGHDWGENASNAGAIQATMVSSLPLPPTQRTLDTGVLTSEAPSPAPVITKERTEPPPAPNEVAIPEKITKPIKTADKPTPAPPKHVQPVTPPPTKAVTGETAGVRIAQSTLEVKNGTASVSVEDRTFGQRFAYYVNIVNSKVAQNWYTAEADPRTSIGKSTTIIFDINREGVPSNARVETPSGSPTLDTSAMRAVQRVDGFGPLPQGDHITVEYTFHLHPQ